In the Variovorax sp. S12S4 genome, one interval contains:
- a CDS encoding helix-turn-helix domain-containing protein has protein sequence MSQILCFNIRLARLFNGLSLTELGEKLGKSKQYLSRIETGAEPVSTTLEQSLVDHLGILPEFLRHVDPMPLTEEQCHFRKQLTTKVALRQYARARGEMLKRLVCVLDEYLDLPDYRIEEADPSSDETIERGAERCRAEWGLGWGPISNITRVAENAGAVVMRVNGLAHEVDAVSFATRRPVIALNGSGRSACRARFGVAHELGHFALHIGVLTGDRLTENQANRFASAFLLPRASFLAESHKALRRSRLNWDGLSELKLRWGVSKAALLYRGRQLGVFTDDQVRAGYITLRRHGEAIEEHEDASMIVESPEVVADGLQMMTDELGVPLAAVARKMYVQPRLLSDLLGQPQGVRSAEVVNLFSAP, from the coding sequence ATGAGTCAGATCCTCTGTTTCAACATCCGCCTTGCCCGCCTGTTCAACGGTCTGTCGCTGACCGAATTGGGGGAGAAGTTAGGAAAGTCGAAGCAGTACCTTAGTCGCATCGAGACGGGTGCTGAGCCTGTCTCTACAACGCTTGAGCAATCCTTGGTCGATCATTTGGGAATATTGCCCGAGTTTCTGCGGCATGTAGACCCGATGCCGCTCACAGAGGAGCAGTGCCATTTCCGAAAGCAACTCACCACAAAGGTTGCGCTGCGCCAGTATGCGCGTGCGCGCGGTGAGATGTTGAAGCGGCTGGTCTGCGTGCTGGATGAGTATCTCGATTTGCCCGACTACCGTATCGAAGAGGCCGACCCCTCATCTGATGAAACGATTGAGCGCGGTGCAGAAAGGTGTCGCGCCGAATGGGGCTTGGGCTGGGGACCGATTAGCAACATTACCCGGGTAGCTGAGAACGCCGGTGCCGTGGTCATGCGCGTTAACGGCCTGGCCCATGAAGTTGACGCAGTCTCGTTTGCCACTCGCCGACCGGTGATCGCGCTTAATGGCTCCGGCAGGTCAGCTTGCCGCGCCCGTTTTGGCGTCGCTCATGAGCTTGGACATTTCGCGCTGCATATTGGCGTGCTCACGGGGGATCGCTTGACCGAAAACCAAGCTAATCGATTCGCGAGTGCCTTCTTGTTGCCGCGGGCTTCATTCTTGGCCGAGAGCCATAAAGCCCTTAGGCGCTCGCGCCTTAACTGGGACGGGCTAAGCGAACTCAAGCTTCGGTGGGGCGTATCCAAGGCTGCGCTGCTCTACCGCGGGCGGCAGCTTGGAGTATTCACGGACGATCAAGTTCGCGCGGGCTACATCACGCTTCGGCGGCACGGCGAAGCTATCGAAGAACATGAGGACGCCAGCATGATTGTCGAAAGTCCGGAGGTGGTTGCCGACGGGCTTCAAATGATGACTGACGAACTTGGTGTACCGCTCGCCGCTGTTGCTCGAAAGATGTATGTCCAGCCGCGGCTGCTGAGCGATCTTCTTGGGCAACCACAAGGAGTGCGAAGCGCAGAGGTCGTCAATCTGTTCTCCGCGCCGTGA
- a CDS encoding serine/threonine protein kinase: MSKVKPSPLLPDTVIGGYRIVRRLSAGGFGVVYLAIDPSGQQVAIKEYLPSSLATRGPGELTPEVAPEKLSLYRLGLKSFFEEGRSLAQISHASVVSVLNFFRENETVYMVMNYLEGATLQDFVVTARDLKRPKVFRESTIRSLFDEILRGLRIVHQYKMLHLDIKPANIFVTDEDRAVLIDFGAAREVLSKEGIFIRPMYTPGFAAPEMYRRDSSMGPWTDIYAIGACIYACMQGYPPNDAPRRIEKDRLSLSLSRLRGVYSDNLIEVVEWCMSLDPLSRPQSVFALQKELSREGERRYTKLTVGEKVRLSFDNIRSFDKKALPRAAAPTTRPA, from the coding sequence ACCGCATCGTTCGCCGGCTTTCAGCAGGCGGGTTTGGCGTCGTCTATCTCGCCATCGACCCCAGCGGACAGCAGGTTGCCATCAAGGAATACCTGCCTTCCTCGCTGGCAACTCGCGGGCCCGGCGAGCTCACGCCCGAGGTCGCGCCCGAAAAGCTCTCCCTCTACCGGCTCGGCCTGAAGAGCTTTTTCGAAGAAGGCCGCTCGCTCGCGCAAATCTCGCATGCCTCGGTGGTCAGCGTTCTCAACTTCTTTAGAGAGAACGAAACCGTCTACATGGTCATGAACTACCTGGAGGGCGCCACCCTGCAGGACTTTGTGGTGACCGCGCGCGACCTGAAACGGCCCAAGGTCTTCCGCGAATCGACCATCCGCTCGCTTTTCGATGAAATTCTGCGCGGCCTTCGCATCGTGCACCAGTACAAGATGCTCCACCTGGACATCAAGCCCGCCAACATCTTTGTTACCGACGAAGACCGCGCCGTGCTGATCGACTTTGGTGCCGCACGCGAAGTGCTCAGCAAAGAGGGCATTTTCATCCGCCCCATGTACACCCCCGGCTTTGCCGCCCCCGAGATGTACCGGCGCGACTCGTCCATGGGCCCCTGGACCGACATCTACGCCATTGGCGCCTGCATCTACGCCTGCATGCAGGGCTACCCGCCCAACGACGCGCCGCGCCGCATCGAGAAAGACCGGCTCAGCCTGTCGCTGTCGCGCCTGCGCGGCGTGTACTCCGACAACCTCATCGAAGTGGTTGAATGGTGCATGTCGCTCGACCCGCTTTCCCGCCCGCAGTCGGTCTTTGCGCTGCAAAAAGAACTCAGCCGCGAAGGCGAGCGGCGCTACACCAAGCTCACCGTCGGCGAGAAGGTGCGGCTTTCATTCGACAACATCCGCTCCTTCGACAAGAAGGCCCTGCCCAGGGCCGCGGCACCTACCACCCGTCCGGCATGA
- a CDS encoding PP2C family protein-serine/threonine phosphatase — protein MKFSVFQVSRKGGRLKNEDRMGYCYTRESGLFVLADGMGGHPEGEVAAQLALQTIAALYQREARPTVKDVKAFLAESAMAAHQQIMRYASNKAMLDTPRTTVVAAVLQGTTATWMHCGDSRLYVVRDGRLLTRTRDHSHAERPRPHGSDMPVNRNLLLTCLGSPTTPLFDISAPLQLQRGDRIMLCSDGVWGVLDDAVIVHTLSSDKPVSDAAPDLAEMALRKGGAHSDNVTLIALEWEMSDSKREDRGVSTETIDDGVFASTIQAGMPSDGEIDDMDEDAIERSIAEINEAIRRSAAKKI, from the coding sequence ATGAAATTCTCGGTATTCCAGGTCAGCCGCAAAGGCGGCCGCCTCAAGAACGAAGACCGCATGGGCTATTGCTACACGCGGGAGTCCGGCCTGTTTGTGCTGGCCGACGGCATGGGCGGCCACCCCGAGGGCGAGGTTGCGGCCCAGCTCGCATTGCAGACCATTGCGGCGCTGTACCAGCGCGAAGCCCGCCCAACGGTCAAGGACGTGAAGGCCTTCTTGGCGGAATCGGCCATGGCGGCGCACCAGCAGATCATGCGGTACGCCAGCAACAAGGCCATGCTCGACACGCCCCGCACCACCGTGGTTGCGGCCGTGCTCCAGGGCACCACCGCCACCTGGATGCATTGCGGCGACTCGCGCCTTTACGTGGTGCGCGACGGCCGCCTGCTCACCCGCACGCGCGACCATTCGCATGCCGAGCGCCCGCGCCCCCACGGCTCCGACATGCCCGTCAACCGCAACCTGCTGCTCACCTGCCTGGGTTCGCCTACCACGCCGCTGTTCGATATTTCTGCCCCGTTGCAACTGCAGCGCGGCGACCGCATCATGCTGTGCTCCGACGGCGTGTGGGGCGTGCTCGACGACGCCGTCATCGTGCACACCCTGTCTTCCGACAAGCCCGTGTCCGATGCTGCGCCAGACCTGGCCGAAATGGCGCTTCGCAAGGGCGGCGCCCACAGCGACAACGTCACGCTCATCGCGCTCGAATGGGAAATGTCCGATTCAAAGCGCGAAGACCGCGGCGTTTCGACCGAAACCATCGACGACGGCGTGTTTGCCTCCACCATCCAGGCCGGCATGCCCTCCGACGGCGAGATCGACGACATGGACGAAGACGCCATCGAGCGCTCCATTGCCGAAATCAACGAAGCCATTCGCCGTTCTGCCGCCAAGAAGATCTGA
- the rdgB gene encoding RdgB/HAM1 family non-canonical purine NTP pyrophosphatase gives MQLVLASNNAGKLAELQQLFAELSVTLVPQSALGVGEAEEPFRTFVENALAKARHASAATGLPAIADDAGLCVDAFGGLPGVDTAFYATQFGYAKGDANNVKALLEQLNGVANRRAALVSTLVALRGHDDPEPLIAVGRVVGEITRAPIGDNGFGFDPVMYLPSFGKTFAQLPPEVKNANSHRGQAAKAMLALMRERWF, from the coding sequence ATGCAACTGGTTTTGGCATCAAACAACGCCGGCAAGCTTGCCGAGCTTCAGCAACTGTTTGCGGAGCTGTCCGTCACGCTCGTGCCCCAATCGGCACTGGGCGTGGGCGAGGCCGAAGAGCCGTTTCGCACCTTTGTTGAAAACGCCCTGGCCAAGGCGCGCCATGCCAGCGCCGCCACCGGCCTGCCCGCCATTGCAGACGACGCCGGCCTTTGCGTCGATGCATTCGGCGGCCTGCCCGGCGTCGACACCGCGTTTTATGCCACCCAGTTCGGCTATGCCAAGGGCGATGCCAACAACGTGAAAGCCTTGCTCGAGCAGCTGAACGGCGTAGCCAACCGCCGCGCCGCGCTCGTCAGCACCCTGGTTGCGCTGCGCGGCCACGACGACCCCGAGCCCCTCATCGCCGTAGGCCGCGTGGTCGGCGAAATAACCCGGGCGCCCATTGGCGACAACGGCTTCGGGTTCGACCCCGTCATGTACCTGCCCAGCTTTGGCAAAACCTTTGCCCAACTGCCGCCCGAGGTAAAAAACGCCAACAGCCACCGCGGCCAGGCGGCAAAGGCCATGCTCGCGCTGATGCGCGAACGCTGGTTTTGA
- a CDS encoding protein kinase domain-containing protein, giving the protein MFEVGTVIDNRFVVQSLCSDAGGMGTLLFVAYVGMATPVMVLKYCKLPEAEARSRFRREVRVMQQFEGNSYVMPILAANLDHDPPYFVMPFYENGDLSARAQIIRDDLPAIEVYFNHMIDCISQLHARSIFHRDIKPQNFLHSGNRMVVSDLGLCTEHGSSTAFTRQSMYWGTEGYLPPEFLQGGFKDADAAGDIFMLGKTFYSVLSGRNPIYLMADGIPGALFPVIERCCAMAKASRYQSLAALKQSLKAAFDAVLGRAIGPISADGLQRAITDRLKASGNYEPGEVGSFIEALAMLTAQDKYQVCMASPKELFLVMALEIDAGLRAQFVQIYQQMALEATYAWSFAEEIASNMKVLFDAHNVSAQTKAEALRSSIIAAVRQNRFAAMETCTKMISSVEDPELAQRVHDILIEHDCHFLQHIEPSGCRSPIVRHAIEGLKAQEDARLAALPGASPLSF; this is encoded by the coding sequence ATGTTTGAGGTTGGAACGGTGATTGACAACCGGTTCGTTGTACAGAGTCTGTGCAGTGACGCCGGAGGGATGGGGACTTTGCTTTTCGTCGCCTATGTCGGTATGGCGACGCCTGTCATGGTGTTGAAGTACTGCAAGTTACCGGAGGCTGAAGCTCGCTCTAGATTTCGAAGGGAGGTTCGAGTGATGCAGCAGTTCGAGGGCAATAGCTATGTCATGCCGATCCTTGCCGCCAATCTTGATCACGACCCGCCCTATTTCGTCATGCCGTTCTATGAGAATGGGGATCTGTCGGCTCGTGCGCAAATCATTCGAGACGATCTTCCAGCGATAGAGGTGTACTTCAATCACATGATTGATTGCATCTCGCAGCTGCACGCCCGATCCATTTTTCATCGAGATATCAAGCCGCAAAATTTTCTCCATAGTGGAAATAGGATGGTCGTGTCTGACCTCGGTTTGTGTACTGAACATGGGTCAAGTACCGCGTTCACGCGCCAGTCGATGTACTGGGGGACCGAGGGGTATCTGCCGCCCGAATTTTTGCAGGGTGGATTCAAAGACGCAGATGCTGCGGGCGATATTTTTATGCTCGGCAAGACCTTCTACTCCGTGTTGAGTGGCCGCAATCCGATCTACCTAATGGCGGATGGAATTCCTGGAGCACTGTTTCCAGTAATTGAGCGCTGCTGCGCCATGGCAAAAGCTAGCCGCTATCAATCGCTGGCTGCATTGAAGCAGAGCCTCAAAGCGGCCTTCGATGCGGTGCTTGGACGCGCGATAGGTCCTATCAGCGCAGATGGTTTACAACGGGCAATTACTGACCGGTTGAAGGCGTCTGGAAACTACGAGCCAGGAGAGGTTGGCTCGTTCATCGAAGCGCTAGCGATGCTTACTGCGCAGGATAAGTACCAAGTGTGCATGGCTTCGCCCAAGGAGCTTTTCTTGGTAATGGCCCTAGAAATCGACGCAGGTTTGCGTGCGCAGTTCGTGCAGATTTATCAGCAGATGGCCCTTGAAGCAACGTACGCATGGAGCTTCGCTGAGGAGATCGCGAGCAACATGAAGGTGCTGTTCGATGCACACAATGTCAGCGCTCAAACCAAGGCGGAAGCGCTGAGATCCTCGATCATTGCTGCTGTTCGCCAGAACCGCTTCGCTGCCATGGAAACTTGCACAAAAATGATTTCCTCAGTTGAGGATCCGGAACTGGCGCAGCGAGTCCATGATATTTTGATAGAACATGACTGCCATTTCTTGCAGCATATAGAGCCATCCGGTTGCCGCTCTCCAATCGTTCGTCACGCAATTGAAGGACTGAAGGCGCAGGAGGATGCTCGGCTGGCTGCATTGCCGGGCGCCTCACCGCTTAGTTTCTAG
- the hemW gene encoding radical SAM family heme chaperone HemW has protein sequence MATVFPIQPAQAAGAPQANDVLHWMRPGPLQLAALPPLSLYIHLPWCLRKCPYCDFNSHEWRATSEAEAEGIPEAAYLDALIADLDAALPLIWGRTVHTIFIGGGTPSLFSPQAIDRLLGDVRARLKLAPECEITLEANPGTFERNRFRAYRSAGVTRLSVGVQSFNDEHLKALGRVHDRAQAIAAVEEAASAFDTFNLDLMYALPGQTIEGLDADLSQALALAPPHISVYHLTIEPNTWFAKFPPALPEDDLAYAMLDRITERTAASGMARYEVSAYARSGHTCAHNLNYWQFGDYLGIGAGAHSKLSFAHRIVRQVRYREPRLYMQNASAGMAVSQSDEVALADLPFEFMLNALRLKEGFTLPQFSERTGLAMTSIQKGLEEAERKGLIARDLHRVWPTERGLDFLSDLQTLFLPED, from the coding sequence ATGGCCACCGTGTTTCCCATTCAGCCGGCGCAGGCCGCGGGCGCCCCGCAGGCCAACGACGTGCTGCATTGGATGCGGCCCGGCCCCCTGCAACTGGCGGCGCTGCCGCCTTTGTCCCTCTACATTCATTTGCCCTGGTGCCTGCGCAAATGCCCTTATTGCGACTTCAACTCGCACGAGTGGCGCGCCACCAGCGAGGCCGAGGCTGAAGGCATTCCCGAGGCGGCGTACCTCGATGCGCTCATTGCCGACCTGGACGCCGCGCTGCCCCTGATCTGGGGCCGCACCGTTCACACCATTTTTATCGGCGGCGGAACACCCAGCCTCTTTTCACCCCAGGCCATCGACCGCCTGCTGGGCGACGTGCGCGCCCGCCTCAAGCTCGCGCCCGAGTGCGAAATAACGCTTGAAGCCAACCCCGGCACCTTCGAGCGAAACCGCTTTCGCGCTTACCGCAGCGCGGGCGTCACCCGCCTTTCGGTGGGGGTGCAAAGCTTTAACGACGAGCACCTGAAAGCGCTTGGCCGCGTGCACGACCGCGCCCAGGCCATTGCCGCCGTGGAAGAGGCCGCCAGCGCGTTCGACACCTTCAACCTAGACCTGATGTACGCCCTGCCGGGCCAGACCATCGAGGGCCTGGACGCCGACCTGAGCCAAGCGCTGGCGCTCGCGCCGCCGCACATATCGGTGTACCACCTCACCATTGAGCCCAACACCTGGTTCGCCAAGTTTCCGCCCGCCTTGCCTGAAGACGACCTGGCCTACGCCATGCTCGACCGCATCACCGAGCGAACCGCTGCCAGCGGCATGGCGCGCTACGAGGTTTCTGCCTATGCGCGCAGCGGCCACACCTGCGCGCACAACCTCAACTACTGGCAGTTTGGCGACTACCTTGGCATTGGCGCCGGCGCGCACAGCAAGCTGAGCTTTGCGCACCGCATCGTGCGCCAGGTGCGTTACAGAGAGCCGCGCCTGTACATGCAAAACGCCAGTGCCGGCATGGCCGTGTCGCAAAGCGACGAGGTTGCGCTGGCCGACTTGCCGTTCGAGTTCATGCTCAACGCGCTGCGCCTGAAAGAAGGCTTTACGCTGCCCCAGTTCAGCGAGCGCACCGGCCTCGCCATGACCAGCATTCAAAAAGGCCTGGAAGAAGCCGAGCGCAAGGGCCTTATCGCGCGCGACTTGCACCGCGTGTGGCCGACCGAACGCGGGCTGGATTTTTTGAGCGACCTGCAGACGCTTTTCCTGCCCGAGGATTGA
- the rph gene encoding ribonuclease PH, translating to MTAFTRSGGRAADQLRPVRMTRGFTIHAEGSVLIEFGQTRVLCTASVEERVPPHKKGSGEGWVTAEYGMLPRATHTRSSREAAKGKQTGRTQEIQRLIGRSMRAVFDLAALGERTIHLDCDVLQADGGTRTAAITGAFVAAQDAVNKLLAAGTIPATPIRGHVAAISVGIVGGTPLLDLEYTEDSACDTDMNVVMTGAGHFVEVQGTAEGAAFSRDEMNILLGLAEKGIGELIVMQQQVLLAK from the coding sequence ATGACTGCTTTCACACGAAGCGGCGGCCGTGCCGCCGACCAGCTGCGCCCCGTTCGCATGACCCGCGGCTTCACCATTCACGCTGAAGGCTCGGTGCTCATCGAATTCGGCCAAACCCGCGTGCTGTGCACCGCCTCGGTCGAAGAGCGCGTGCCCCCGCACAAAAAGGGCAGCGGCGAAGGCTGGGTTACCGCCGAATACGGCATGCTGCCCCGCGCCACCCACACCCGCAGCAGCCGCGAAGCCGCCAAGGGCAAGCAGACCGGCCGCACGCAAGAAATCCAGCGCCTTATCGGCCGCTCGATGCGCGCCGTGTTCGACTTGGCCGCCCTGGGCGAGCGCACCATTCACCTCGACTGCGACGTGCTGCAGGCCGACGGCGGCACCCGCACCGCGGCCATTACCGGCGCATTCGTCGCCGCGCAAGACGCCGTCAACAAGCTGCTGGCCGCCGGCACCATTCCCGCAACGCCCATCCGAGGCCACGTGGCCGCCATTTCGGTCGGCATCGTCGGCGGCACGCCGCTGCTCGACCTGGAATACACCGAAGACTCCGCCTGCGACACCGACATGAACGTGGTGATGACCGGCGCCGGCCATTTTGTTGAAGTGCAGGGCACCGCCGAAGGCGCGGCGTTTTCGCGCGACGAGATGAACATCCTGCTCGGCCTGGCCGAAAAGGGCATTGGCGAACTCATTGTCATGCAGCAGCAGGTTTTGCTCGCCAAATAA